A genomic stretch from Bacteroidota bacterium includes:
- a CDS encoding ABC transporter ATP-binding protein/permease, with amino-acid sequence MKLKDRFNKNLVIRTLRRSARLLTPVESKRAMKMAIYSIISVFIDVAGLSMLIPVMMAANDPSLVTGPVQNEVAVTIHPDSPLPDEDLVFVFPKKLALTIHPDTTSIGPIALDYRKPKSNTAGVNPSVSSSLPSDTNLLRKLYLALGFKTYESYMLFLAVLVLVVFLIKNSITLFVGYLQSKFAYDVATNLARRQYMKYYNRGYTYFKETNSADIVNNIINIPVFYVGGVLISLINFLTEIAVLLLIIIGIAIVDIKLFGALLVVLVPSGFAIYGLTKNQLYAIGQEQLRLGAITFSRINQAIFGFVDVRLTNKETHFLEAYEKEQISLNESFKIKHTITMVPSRALEVIAVLGILVIFSYAFFFGEGSNTIFEFVAIFAAAAFRVLPSMNRSLAALMGIKGQMFSMEVLEEGELPTKMDKMDVHPMDYNTSIEFRDVSFTFKGAEKPALSKVNFTVKKGEKIGIIGESGSGKTTLMNLLLRFLREDDGGIYVDGKKIEYEDIASWRAKVGYVQQQVFLIDDTLKQNVAFGENPLEIDEERLKMALEQASLTEFVSTLPHGWDTQVGEMGARLSGGQRQRIGIARALYYQSNVLIFDEATSALDTETENMITESIQALQLDKTVFVIAHRLTTLRNCDRILELKDGKLLNEWTYAGLVQEKMLK; translated from the coding sequence GTGAAACTAAAGGATCGCTTCAACAAGAATCTTGTGATCCGCACTTTGAGGCGAAGTGCACGTTTGTTGACCCCTGTTGAGTCGAAGCGGGCCATGAAGATGGCGATTTACTCCATTATCAGCGTTTTCATCGACGTCGCGGGATTATCGATGTTGATTCCCGTGATGATGGCTGCCAATGATCCAAGTTTGGTGACCGGGCCTGTTCAAAATGAGGTGGCTGTAACCATACATCCCGATTCGCCACTTCCGGACGAAGATTTAGTCTTTGTGTTTCCGAAAAAGCTAGCGCTTACGATTCACCCCGACACCACAAGTATCGGACCGATTGCGCTTGATTACCGGAAACCAAAGTCCAATACAGCCGGAGTCAACCCATCCGTCAGCAGTTCTTTGCCATCCGATACCAATCTGCTACGCAAATTGTATCTCGCCCTCGGATTCAAAACCTATGAATCCTACATGCTCTTTTTAGCAGTATTGGTCTTGGTTGTTTTCCTCATCAAAAACAGCATCACGCTGTTTGTCGGCTATTTGCAATCCAAGTTTGCCTACGATGTTGCCACAAACCTTGCCCGCAGGCAATACATGAAGTATTACAACCGCGGCTATACCTACTTCAAGGAAACCAACAGTGCCGATATCGTCAACAATATCATCAACATCCCGGTCTTTTACGTGGGAGGGGTGCTCATTTCCTTGATCAACTTCCTGACGGAGATCGCCGTTTTGTTACTGATCATCATCGGGATTGCAATCGTGGACATCAAACTTTTTGGTGCCTTGTTAGTGGTGTTGGTTCCCAGTGGTTTTGCGATTTACGGACTCACAAAAAACCAGCTGTATGCCATTGGGCAAGAACAATTGCGGCTTGGGGCCATTACCTTTTCCAGAATCAACCAAGCAATATTTGGGTTTGTCGATGTGCGCCTGACCAACAAGGAAACTCATTTTTTGGAGGCCTACGAAAAAGAACAGATTTCCCTTAACGAATCCTTCAAAATCAAGCATACGATCACCATGGTGCCAAGTCGCGCTTTGGAAGTGATTGCCGTGCTCGGCATACTTGTGATCTTTTCCTATGCCTTTTTCTTCGGGGAAGGCTCCAACACCATTTTCGAATTTGTGGCCATTTTTGCTGCTGCTGCTTTCCGGGTACTTCCTTCGATGAACCGCAGCCTTGCCGCGCTGATGGGCATCAAAGGGCAAATGTTTTCCATGGAAGTGCTGGAGGAGGGCGAATTGCCCACCAAAATGGATAAGATGGATGTCCATCCAATGGATTACAACACAAGTATCGAATTCCGAGACGTGAGCTTCACGTTTAAAGGTGCTGAGAAACCTGCCCTTTCAAAGGTCAATTTCACCGTTAAAAAAGGCGAGAAGATTGGCATCATCGGCGAATCAGGTTCAGGCAAGACCACTTTGATGAACCTCCTGTTGCGCTTTTTGCGTGAAGATGATGGCGGAATCTACGTCGATGGCAAAAAAATCGAATACGAAGACATCGCTTCTTGGCGGGCCAAAGTGGGTTACGTTCAGCAACAGGTCTTTTTGATCGATGACACACTCAAACAAAACGTAGCTTTTGGAGAAAATCCCCTGGAAATTGATGAAGAAAGGCTGAAAATGGCCCTTGAACAGGCGAGCCTGACGGAGTTTGTCAGCACCCTTCCTCATGGTTGGGATACGCAAGTCGGCGAAATGGGCGCGCGGTTAAGCGGAGGTCAGCGTCAGCGCATCGGGATTGCACGCGCACTTTATTATCAAAGCAACGTTCTGATTTTTGACGAGGCTACGAGTGCCTTGGACACAGAAACGGAAAATATGATCACGGAATCGATCCAAGCGTTGCAGCTGGACAAAACCGTATTTGTCATTGCACACCGACTTACCACCCTCCGCAACTGTGACCGTATCCTTGAGCTCAAGGACGGAAAGTTGCTGAATGAATGGACCTATGCGGGGCTGGTTCAAGAGAAAATGCTGAAGTAA
- a CDS encoding acylneuraminate cytidylyltransferase family protein: protein MAILVTICARGGSKGIPGKNLRMLAGKPLIAHTIATAQAYQAAFGNVTIALSTDDLAIKEAAAAAGLVTDYLRPESLAGDHAGKVETIAHLLEYEENRLNCTFEYLLDLDVTSPLRNLKDLQDAFSVIEANPEAVNLFSVSPANRSPYFNMVEQKENGFFAQVKQPEGMLLTRQSAPKVYDLNASFYFYRREFFRLGYKGAITDRSLIYVVPHLCFDLDHPIDFEILSLLIANDKLDFEL from the coding sequence ATGGCGATACTGGTCACAATTTGCGCTCGCGGTGGATCAAAAGGCATTCCAGGAAAAAACCTGCGAATGCTTGCAGGAAAACCCCTGATTGCCCATACAATCGCGACCGCACAGGCTTATCAGGCTGCATTCGGAAATGTGACCATCGCACTGTCCACAGACGATCTGGCAATCAAGGAAGCTGCTGCCGCAGCTGGACTTGTTACCGATTACCTGCGTCCTGAGTCCTTGGCAGGAGACCATGCAGGTAAGGTGGAAACCATCGCCCACTTACTGGAATATGAGGAAAATCGGTTGAATTGCACTTTTGAATACCTGCTGGATCTTGACGTCACTTCCCCCCTTCGAAATCTCAAGGATTTACAGGATGCATTTTCAGTAATCGAAGCAAACCCGGAAGCCGTGAACCTGTTTTCTGTGAGTCCCGCCAACCGAAGCCCGTATTTTAACATGGTGGAACAAAAGGAAAACGGGTTCTTTGCACAGGTCAAGCAACCAGAAGGTATGCTGCTAACCCGCCAATCCGCGCCAAAAGTATACGACCTCAATGCTTCATTTTACTTCTATCGCCGTGAATTTTTCCGACTTGGTTACAAAGGTGCGATCACAGACCGTAGCTTGATTTATGTCGTCCCCCATCTTTGTTTTGACCTTGATCACCCCATCGATTTTGAAATACTCTCGCTGTTGATCGCCAACGACAAACTTGATTTCGAGTTATGA